One segment of Dolichospermum sp. DET69 DNA contains the following:
- the mreC gene encoding rod shape-determining protein MreC, whose translation MFAIKRWWEYKGLQVGLLALVLGSAWTLRETKGALLREIYQGITSPLQMLQSGAIPEQSIRDARFLELQTRIVDLESQNQKLKSLLSYVEKETLPQKPIIARVVGRSADHWWQQVILNRGTASGIQEGSIVKADGGLVGLVESVTTNTSSVLLISDLKSQVGVTISRTSAKGILQGDASAEGVLEFYEKVPNVKVGDLVSTSTYSQKFPAGLAIGKIKSLDLKKLPASIAKIELFPPIRYLDWVTVYPQPEKQDLETPTVSK comes from the coding sequence ATGTTTGCTATTAAACGTTGGTGGGAATACAAAGGATTACAAGTAGGCTTATTAGCTCTAGTCCTAGGTAGTGCTTGGACACTCAGAGAAACTAAAGGGGCATTGTTACGCGAGATTTATCAAGGAATTACCAGCCCATTACAGATGCTACAGTCAGGAGCGATTCCTGAGCAAAGTATTAGAGATGCAAGATTTTTGGAGTTACAGACTCGCATCGTCGATCTAGAAAGTCAAAACCAAAAATTAAAAAGTTTACTGAGTTACGTAGAAAAAGAAACCTTGCCACAAAAGCCAATTATAGCCCGGGTAGTGGGACGTAGTGCTGATCATTGGTGGCAACAGGTGATTTTGAATCGGGGGACTGCATCAGGTATTCAAGAAGGTTCTATTGTTAAAGCTGATGGTGGATTAGTCGGTTTAGTAGAAAGTGTTACCACTAATACTAGCAGTGTGTTGTTAATTAGTGATTTAAAAAGTCAAGTGGGCGTAACTATCAGCCGTACCTCAGCTAAAGGAATTTTGCAAGGTGATGCTTCTGCTGAAGGGGTGTTAGAGTTTTATGAAAAAGTTCCTAATGTTAAAGTAGGCGATTTGGTATCTACATCTACTTATAGTCAGAAGTTCCCGGCTGGTTTAGCCATAGGCAAAATTAAGTCGTTGGATTTAAAGAAACTTCCCGCATCAATAGCGAAAATAGAGTTATTTCCGCCAATTCGGTATTTAGATTGGGTAACTGTTTATCCTCAACCAGAGAAACAAGATTTAGAAACTCCAACTGTGTCTAAATAA
- a CDS encoding rod shape-determining protein — translation MGIDLGTANTLVYVSGKGIVLQEPSVVAIDQNLKVAIAVGEEAKKMLGRTPGNVVALRPLRDGVIADFDTAELMLKSFILRVNEGRSLMSPRIVIGIPSGVTGVERRAVMDAATQAGAREVFLIDEPVAAAIGAGLPVAEPTGNMIIDIGGGTTEVAVLSLQGTVISESVRIAGDELTEAITQYMKKVHNLVIGERTAEDIKIKIGSAYPTADDNDSVMEVRGLHLLSGLPRTVTIKGPEIRESMVEPLAIIIEAVRRTLERTPPELAADIIDRGIMLAGGGALLKGMDTLISHETGLVTHIAADPLSCVVLGTGRVLENFKQLERVFSGRSRNM, via the coding sequence ATGGGTATCGACCTCGGTACAGCTAATACCCTAGTTTATGTGTCTGGTAAAGGAATTGTCCTGCAAGAACCTTCCGTCGTGGCCATTGATCAAAATCTCAAAGTGGCGATCGCAGTAGGAGAAGAAGCAAAAAAAATGCTCGGTCGCACACCAGGGAATGTTGTTGCCCTGCGTCCCTTGCGGGACGGTGTGATCGCTGACTTTGATACGGCTGAGTTGATGCTAAAAAGCTTTATTCTCCGGGTAAACGAAGGTAGATCCCTAATGTCGCCCCGAATTGTCATTGGTATCCCCAGTGGTGTCACCGGAGTAGAAAGACGGGCTGTCATGGACGCAGCTACCCAAGCCGGAGCTAGGGAAGTATTTTTGATTGATGAACCAGTTGCAGCGGCAATTGGTGCGGGATTGCCCGTTGCCGAACCTACTGGTAACATGATTATTGATATCGGTGGGGGAACAACAGAGGTAGCGGTATTAAGTCTTCAAGGTACAGTAATCAGCGAATCAGTTCGCATTGCGGGAGATGAATTAACCGAAGCGATTACTCAGTATATGAAGAAAGTTCATAATCTGGTCATTGGTGAACGGACTGCCGAAGATATTAAAATTAAAATTGGTTCTGCCTATCCCACTGCAGATGATAATGATAGTGTAATGGAAGTCCGCGGCTTGCATCTACTTTCTGGTTTACCCAGGACTGTAACTATCAAAGGCCCGGAAATTCGGGAAAGTATGGTAGAGCCTCTAGCCATAATCATCGAAGCAGTGAGGCGGACACTAGAACGGACACCACCAGAACTGGCAGCAGATATTATTGATCGGGGTATTATGTTGGCAGGGGGTGGTGCATTGCTTAAAGGTATGGATACATTAATTAGTCACGAGACAGGTCTTGTTACCCATATCGCGGCGGATCCTTTAAGCTGTGTAGTGTTAGGAACAGGTCGTGTATTAGAAAACTTCAAGCAGTTGGAGAGAGTATTCAGCGGGCGTTCTCGCAATATGTAG
- a CDS encoding single-stranded DNA-binding protein, with translation MSINVVTLVGRVGGDPDMKYFESGTVKCRLTLAVNRRSKNRDQPDWFNLELWGKTAEVAGNYVRKGSLIGVKGALKFDSWSDRQSGVTRSSPVIHVDQLDLLGSKRDGEGGMSDMSPDNF, from the coding sequence ATGAGCATTAATGTTGTCACTCTTGTTGGCCGTGTAGGCGGCGACCCAGATATGAAGTATTTCGAGTCTGGTACAGTTAAGTGTAGATTGACTCTAGCCGTAAATAGAAGATCAAAGAATAGGGATCAGCCCGACTGGTTTAATCTGGAACTCTGGGGCAAAACGGCCGAAGTTGCGGGTAATTATGTCCGTAAAGGCAGCTTGATTGGGGTTAAAGGTGCTTTGAAGTTTGATTCCTGGAGCGATCGCCAAAGCGGAGTAACCCGTTCTAGTCCAGTTATTCACGTAGATCAACTTGATTTACTAGGTTCTAAGCGTGATGGTGAAGGTGGGATGTCTGATATGTCTCCAGATAATTTTTAA
- a CDS encoding DUF4335 domain-containing protein translates to MNIQRKYSLPNCTLLLEGLSDMTRTANFQELRPELSILVNAECYLSSYQPIAGGREFFESLVRAVSAYAQEVLSNIPNPQSQNHNSELVELQKIDTNKHRLTVRSEMTGDNLGGNANQAAQSTIQIVLNTVQLFDLVEAVDQFFADSQTLPELCLELHPVNRSYGGSSQTLLKQAIPATVGVSSLAVAALAFSLIPAPQVRPPQVKPETQSSTDLPLITPTASPSITPAAPVTPTSTPTPTVSATPVTSDLEALLKTVPEITDPSKLRALSRQVYNQIHPAWTNRSEMPDDLVYRLGIAADGSIVGYKAVNQKASDAIDKTPLPKLLYNPANRVQNEPIAQFKVVFTQKGVLEISPWLGYAKTPEVTGEKITDTSKIKDLNQKLYSTIRQNWSVTPTFSKNLKYRVAVNKEGVIADYEPLNQVAFDYFRETPLPQMFQSVYGSNIAAPDNKEALAHFQVIFTPKGELEVTPWKGYK, encoded by the coding sequence ATGAATATCCAACGTAAATATAGTTTGCCTAATTGTACCCTGCTCCTAGAAGGGTTAAGTGACATGACAAGGACAGCTAACTTTCAAGAACTGCGTCCCGAACTGTCTATATTAGTGAATGCAGAATGTTATTTATCCAGTTACCAACCTATAGCTGGGGGAAGGGAATTTTTTGAAAGCCTAGTTAGAGCAGTCAGCGCCTATGCTCAAGAAGTTTTAAGCAATATACCCAACCCCCAAAGCCAAAATCATAATTCAGAGTTAGTTGAATTACAAAAAATTGATACTAACAAACACAGATTAACAGTGCGCTCCGAAATGACAGGAGATAACCTGGGAGGAAACGCCAACCAAGCAGCACAATCAACCATTCAAATCGTCCTCAACACAGTCCAATTATTTGATTTAGTTGAAGCCGTAGATCAGTTTTTTGCTGATAGCCAGACCTTACCAGAATTATGCCTAGAACTACACCCAGTTAATCGCAGTTATGGTGGTTCAAGTCAAACCTTACTCAAACAAGCAATACCAGCTACCGTAGGTGTATCTAGCCTAGCTGTAGCTGCATTAGCTTTTAGCTTAATTCCTGCACCCCAAGTTCGTCCACCTCAAGTCAAACCAGAAACACAGTCCAGCACTGACCTACCCTTAATTACACCCACAGCATCACCCTCCATTACACCCGCAGCCCCAGTAACTCCCACAAGCACACCTACACCTACAGTATCAGCAACCCCCGTTACCAGTGATTTAGAGGCACTTTTAAAGACAGTTCCAGAAATAACAGATCCATCTAAGTTACGGGCATTAAGTCGCCAAGTTTATAATCAAATTCATCCAGCTTGGACAAATCGCTCCGAAATGCCTGATGATTTAGTCTATCGTTTAGGTATCGCTGCCGATGGTAGCATCGTTGGTTATAAAGCGGTAAATCAGAAAGCTAGTGACGCAATAGATAAAACACCACTGCCTAAACTCCTTTATAATCCGGCGAATCGTGTCCAGAATGAACCTATTGCTCAATTTAAAGTCGTATTTACCCAAAAAGGGGTTCTAGAAATTAGTCCCTGGCTAGGATACGCTAAAACACCAGAAGTAACCGGCGAAAAAATTACTGATACCAGTAAAATCAAGGATTTAAATCAAAAGCTGTATAGTACAATTCGTCAAAATTGGAGTGTTACTCCTACTTTTTCCAAAAACTTGAAATATCGAGTAGCTGTGAATAAAGAAGGTGTGATTGCTGACTATGAACCACTCAATCAAGTTGCTTTTGACTATTTTCGAGAAACACCTTTACCCCAGATGTTCCAATCAGTTTATGGCTCAAATATAGCTGCACCAGATAATAAAGAAGCTCTAGCTCACTTTCAAGTAATATTCACCCCTAAAGGTGAATTAGAAGTCACACCTTGGAAAGGATATAAATAG
- a CDS encoding DUF3038 domain-containing protein yields the protein MNVSASVPSLNIPNDQGTPMILDTLPDPAIAGQVCPARTRLQIDLMLLAIEALELGGSEAILSFAEELDLQRIIKNRVNLWRMRASNPMRRAHSRRPLDILEAKALVVIACYIARRLTVVIRQLLTIYQQLAEKQIPPEQNLRLANYLERFRTHFKSRMNSRRSGVLALTSDEKLDELAIDLLGKLLFCTGTAGMQRYWISLFDGEVE from the coding sequence ATGAATGTCTCCGCTAGTGTCCCATCTTTAAACATCCCCAACGATCAGGGAACGCCGATGATTTTGGATACTTTACCAGATCCAGCGATCGCTGGCCAGGTATGTCCAGCCAGAACTAGATTGCAAATAGATTTAATGTTACTAGCCATTGAAGCCTTAGAACTAGGTGGTTCTGAAGCCATTTTATCCTTTGCTGAAGAATTAGACCTGCAAAGAATTATCAAAAATCGGGTAAACTTATGGCGGATGCGAGCCTCTAACCCCATGCGGAGAGCGCATAGTCGCCGACCTTTAGACATTTTAGAAGCCAAAGCCTTAGTAGTGATTGCTTGCTATATTGCTCGGCGGTTAACAGTTGTGATTCGGCAACTACTAACCATATATCAACAATTAGCCGAAAAGCAGATTCCCCCAGAACAAAATTTAAGATTAGCTAATTACCTAGAAAGGTTTAGAACGCACTTTAAAAGTCGGATGAATTCCCGTCGCTCCGGTGTACTAGCATTAACTTCTGATGAAAAATTAGATGAATTAGCTATAGACTTATTAGGAAAATTACTATTCTGCACAGGTACAGCAGGAATGCAGCGGTACTGGATTTCTCTTTTTGACGGTGAAGTGGAGTAG
- a CDS encoding adenine phosphoribosyltransferase: MDLKSLIRDIPDFPKPGILFRDVTTLLSDPAGLRYTIDLLAQKCSEIELQVDYIIGMESRGFIFGAPVAYKLGAGFIPVRKKGKLPAAVHSIEYQLEYGTDTLEVHQDALQPGCKVLIVDDLIATGGTASATAKLVQRIDCELVGFGFIIELRDLQGRKNLPDVPIISLVEY; encoded by the coding sequence ATGGATTTAAAATCTCTAATTCGTGATATCCCCGATTTTCCTAAGCCGGGAATTTTATTTCGAGATGTCACTACTCTATTAAGCGACCCAGCCGGATTACGTTATACTATTGACCTTTTAGCACAAAAATGTTCGGAAATTGAACTTCAGGTGGATTATATTATCGGCATGGAGTCGCGGGGGTTTATTTTTGGTGCGCCGGTGGCTTATAAATTAGGTGCGGGTTTTATTCCTGTTCGCAAAAAAGGGAAATTACCGGCAGCAGTTCACTCAATTGAATATCAATTAGAGTATGGTACAGATACATTAGAAGTACATCAGGATGCTTTACAACCAGGTTGCAAGGTTTTAATTGTGGATGATTTGATTGCTACTGGTGGGACGGCAAGTGCTACAGCAAAGTTGGTACAAAGGATTGACTGCGAACTTGTGGGATTTGGGTTTATCATCGAACTACGGGATTTGCAAGGACGGAAAAATTTACCTGATGTCCCCATTATTTCATTGGTTGAATATTAA
- a CDS encoding ABC transporter permease: MTNTKISLETSRNWLISLVTNETFIYVMKRLLQALLTIFLASALSFFIMKFSPGDYVDTLRQNPKISPERIEEIRRQFGLDKSWPKQFVFWVQQIVTRGDFGTSFVYQRSVSSLLWERVPATLLLAIASLIITWAIAIPLGILAAVKQNRRTDQVLQIVSYAGQGVPSFITVLFLLFFAQLTTPLFPVGNMTSIDHADLTWLGKILDIAWHSVLPLIALSITSFAGLQRIMRGQLLDVLRQDYIQTARAKGLPENRVIYVHALRNAINPLITLLGFELAGLLSGAFITENFFNWPGLGKLTLQAVLAKDQYLVMASLVMSAVLLIVGNLIADLILKAADPRIKLEDLN, translated from the coding sequence ATGACTAATACAAAAATTTCCTTGGAGACAAGTCGAAACTGGCTGATCAGCCTAGTTACGAATGAAACTTTTATTTATGTGATGAAACGGCTATTGCAAGCGCTATTGACGATTTTTTTAGCGTCGGCTTTGTCTTTTTTTATTATGAAGTTTTCTCCGGGGGATTATGTAGATACCCTGCGGCAAAATCCGAAAATTTCCCCGGAACGAATTGAGGAAATTAGGCGACAATTTGGTTTGGATAAATCTTGGCCAAAACAGTTTGTCTTTTGGGTGCAGCAAATTGTCACCAGGGGAGATTTTGGGACAAGCTTTGTTTATCAACGTTCTGTATCATCGTTGTTGTGGGAACGAGTCCCAGCGACGTTATTGTTAGCGATCGCTTCTTTAATTATCACATGGGCGATCGCTATTCCTTTGGGTATTCTCGCTGCTGTGAAACAAAATCGCCGCACTGACCAGGTTTTACAAATAGTCAGTTATGCGGGTCAAGGTGTTCCCAGTTTTATCACCGTCTTATTTTTGCTCTTTTTTGCTCAACTGACTACTCCACTTTTTCCGGTGGGGAATATGACCAGTATTGATCATGCAGACCTGACATGGTTAGGTAAAATTCTGGATATCGCTTGGCATTCAGTTTTACCATTAATTGCTTTGAGTATTACCAGTTTTGCTGGTTTGCAACGCATTATGCGAGGTCAATTATTAGATGTCTTGCGCCAAGATTATATTCAAACTGCTCGCGCTAAAGGACTTCCAGAAAACCGGGTTATTTATGTTCATGCTTTGCGAAATGCTATTAACCCGTTAATTACTTTATTGGGTTTTGAATTAGCAGGTTTGTTAAGTGGGGCATTTATTACGGAAAATTTCTTTAATTGGCCGGGTTTAGGGAAATTAACCTTACAAGCTGTGTTAGCAAAAGACCAATATTTGGTAATGGCGAGTTTGGTAATGAGTGCAGTATTATTAATTGTTGGTAATTTAATTGCTGACTTGATTTTAAAAGCAGCCGATCCCCGAATTAAGTTGGAAGATTTGAATTAG
- a CDS encoding GAF domain-containing protein: MSVHEPNTEVNTDMIIDVNPQPNNREQKSSPNVVSLTTQKGTISQFLAPLTKDTFKQVVQEVEQKLQVVNQTLSMLDYQGFETILQEMLHSITLKTAELLGADRTTIFLLDEEKQELWSILAEGKSKRPLEIRIPANKGIAGEVATFKQVVNIPFDFYDDPRSIFAQEQDKRNGYHTYTMLALPLLNTEDKLVAVVQLLNKLKPIHDINDPLNERIDTRGFTEVDENVFLEFAPSIRLILESSRSFYIATQKQRAAAALMKAIKSLSQSGLDLEETLKRVMNEAKKLMNADRSTLWLIDRDRHDLWTKIYQDNGVAKELRVPMGQGFVGIVAASGKKLNIPFDLYEHSDSGTAQKMDQSNGYRTCSLLCMPIFNSDQKLIGVTQLVNKKKVGDYSPDNPAFWPNAPDCFQASFDRNDEEFMEAFNIQAGVALQNAQLFAKLKQQEKMQRDILRSLSNGVISTDKTGIIITANESAKQLLGFGVEAALEGKMVSDIVTIKEGDFSKWFQDTLQSNNAKNSQQYYPDQTLLTTGTEQHSVNLSLNSISDVEDENKVCGALVVMEDISDEKRLKSTMYRYMTQELAEELLKLDDAKLGGDRKEVTILFSDIRGYTTLTENMEAEEVVRMLNEYFESMVEAVFKHKGTLDKYIGDAIMAVFGSPLPLAEHAVMAVQTALEMRDRLLELNILRQSTNLCAIKIGIGINSDTVISGNIGSSKRMEFTAIGDGVNLGSRLESVSKQYGCDIIISDNTYKICQDSVWARELDYIRVKGRNEPVAIYELIGTRTDHINSAKLELIEHYHKGREYYLKRQFTPALSEFVKALSADNNDKASMLYMSRCQHWLQSPPSDATWDEGVWTFKEK; this comes from the coding sequence ATGTCAGTGCATGAACCAAATACTGAAGTAAACACAGATATGATTATTGATGTTAATCCTCAACCAAATAATAGAGAGCAAAAAAGTTCTCCTAATGTGGTTTCTTTAACTACACAAAAAGGAACGATTTCTCAATTTCTTGCTCCCTTGACCAAAGACACTTTTAAACAAGTAGTTCAAGAAGTTGAGCAAAAATTACAGGTTGTTAACCAAACCTTATCCATGTTGGATTATCAAGGTTTTGAGACAATCCTTCAGGAAATGCTCCATTCGATTACTCTCAAAACTGCGGAATTATTGGGAGCAGATCGGACAACGATATTTTTATTAGATGAAGAGAAACAAGAACTTTGGTCTATTCTAGCTGAAGGAAAAAGTAAGCGCCCTTTAGAAATTAGGATTCCAGCCAATAAAGGTATTGCTGGTGAAGTTGCTACTTTCAAACAGGTGGTTAATATTCCCTTTGATTTTTATGATGATCCCCGATCAATATTTGCTCAAGAACAAGATAAAAGAAATGGCTACCACACTTATACAATGTTGGCATTGCCACTGTTAAATACAGAGGATAAATTGGTGGCCGTAGTACAATTACTAAATAAATTAAAACCTATTCATGATATTAATGATCCCCTCAACGAACGCATTGATACTAGAGGTTTTACTGAAGTTGATGAAAATGTATTTCTAGAATTTGCTCCTTCAATTCGCCTGATTTTAGAATCATCTCGCTCCTTCTATATTGCCACTCAAAAACAACGAGCTGCCGCTGCATTAATGAAGGCAATTAAATCCCTTAGTCAAAGTGGACTGGATTTAGAAGAAACTCTGAAAAGGGTAATGAATGAAGCGAAAAAATTGATGAATGCTGACCGGAGTACACTGTGGTTGATAGATAGAGATCGCCATGATTTATGGACAAAAATTTATCAAGATAATGGTGTTGCTAAAGAGTTGCGCGTACCTATGGGTCAAGGTTTTGTCGGTATTGTTGCCGCGTCTGGCAAAAAACTAAATATTCCCTTTGATTTATATGAGCATTCTGACTCGGGAACGGCTCAAAAAATGGATCAAAGTAATGGCTATCGCACCTGTAGTTTGCTGTGTATGCCAATATTTAATAGTGATCAAAAATTGATTGGTGTTACCCAATTAGTAAATAAAAAGAAAGTTGGGGATTACTCACCTGATAATCCAGCCTTTTGGCCTAATGCTCCTGATTGCTTCCAAGCTAGTTTTGATAGAAATGATGAAGAATTTATGGAAGCATTTAACATTCAAGCGGGTGTAGCTCTGCAAAATGCTCAGTTGTTTGCCAAACTTAAACAACAAGAAAAAATGCAGCGGGATATCTTGCGAAGTCTTTCCAATGGGGTGATTTCTACAGATAAAACTGGGATAATTATCACAGCTAATGAAAGTGCTAAACAATTATTAGGCTTTGGGGTAGAAGCAGCCTTGGAAGGTAAAATGGTGAGTGATATTGTCACTATTAAAGAGGGAGATTTTAGCAAATGGTTTCAAGATACTCTCCAGTCTAATAATGCTAAAAACAGTCAGCAATATTATCCTGATCAGACTCTATTAACTACAGGCACAGAACAACATAGCGTTAATTTATCATTAAATAGTATTTCTGATGTCGAAGACGAAAATAAAGTCTGTGGCGCATTGGTGGTCATGGAAGATATTAGTGATGAAAAGCGTCTCAAGAGTACAATGTACCGTTATATGACCCAGGAATTAGCAGAAGAATTACTGAAATTAGATGATGCTAAATTAGGGGGCGATCGCAAGGAAGTTACCATTTTATTCTCTGATATTCGCGGCTATACCACCCTCACAGAAAATATGGAAGCGGAAGAAGTGGTAAGAATGTTGAATGAATATTTTGAATCAATGGTGGAAGCAGTCTTTAAACATAAAGGCACTCTTGATAAATATATCGGTGATGCCATCATGGCTGTGTTTGGTTCTCCCTTACCTTTGGCAGAACACGCCGTTATGGCAGTACAAACAGCTTTAGAAATGCGCGATCGCTTGCTAGAATTAAATATCCTGCGTCAATCAACTAATCTTTGTGCCATTAAAATTGGGATTGGGATTAATTCTGATACCGTAATTAGTGGCAATATTGGTTCTAGTAAACGGATGGAATTTACCGCTATTGGTGATGGTGTCAATCTGGGTTCTCGATTAGAAAGCGTCAGTAAACAATATGGTTGCGATATTATTATCAGCGATAATACATATAAAATTTGCCAAGATAGTGTTTGGGCAAGAGAACTAGATTATATCCGCGTTAAAGGACGGAATGAACCAGTCGCTATTTATGAGTTAATTGGAACGCGGACGGATCACATTAATAGCGCCAAACTAGAACTAATTGAGCATTATCACAAAGGGCGTGAATATTATCTAAAACGTCAATTTACCCCAGCCCTTTCGGAGTTTGTGAAAGCTTTATCTGCTGACAATAATGATAAAGCCTCTATGTTATATATGAGTCGTTGTCAGCACTGGTTACAATCACCTCCATCTGATGCTACTTGGGATGAGGGTGTTTGGACATTTAAGGAAAAATAA
- a CDS encoding AIPR family protein: MLTQEFYNVIDSNLNTLLEKYKDDEFIKKHSKKIENQKSYALLIWFLEFYGRKSNYKDFITDGHQDRSCDIVFDNTNNQGEKIFYVVQSKWNNPNKSGNEPDKKEILQALNDFDTILRGEKQNVNEKVKAKLDDLDNHLKANGEVRFLFLTLSQYKGGADENISAFKKGDEKIKFELIDINRIKLDYIDRTYKKIDPLNPLEIYHNPEENPVTIEIVQKNGVVKIDKPFEAYMFLLRPKSIYNLFEKYGFALFYKNVRNPLLQSQFNEDIERTALDNPAYFWYYNNGITAITYLLPTIGKKAEQIELTGLQIINGAQTVYSIYRAYKDATVTKRRQMDSESLVTLRLLKSGGKDFDLNVTRYTNSQNPVEDRDFCANDDIQIMLQNASYQTNIWYEKRRDEFRETPENVKKVPNYIFANVYLAYHLQDPVNVIKNYDQRKMNKNLNFISHKEHKDGLYEKIFNDKTTFENMLCAFYVFNVIYNAAPFSYQATFRSYLYHLLALFKVAFTKYLKAKFNNDINVNKHIIEIYEKNEKEIIIKTFKFINQFVKNQLKVSDNEEKTTEKILNFLFKPFHYEKIKEALEDLELFVEDIENVIIKDNEQLIEGETDEENNIENND, encoded by the coding sequence ATGCTGACACAAGAATTTTATAACGTAATTGATAGCAACCTTAATACACTTTTGGAGAAATATAAAGATGATGAATTCATAAAAAAACATAGCAAAAAAATAGAGAATCAAAAATCTTATGCCCTCTTAATTTGGTTTCTCGAATTTTACGGAAGAAAATCTAACTATAAAGATTTTATTACGGATGGTCATCAAGATCGTTCTTGTGACATTGTTTTTGATAATACAAATAATCAGGGAGAGAAAATTTTTTATGTCGTTCAGTCAAAATGGAATAATCCTAATAAATCAGGCAACGAACCTGATAAAAAGGAAATACTACAAGCACTTAATGATTTTGACACAATTTTGCGGGGAGAAAAACAAAATGTGAATGAAAAAGTAAAAGCGAAATTAGATGATCTAGATAATCACCTTAAAGCTAATGGAGAGGTTAGATTTCTATTTTTGACACTTTCTCAATATAAAGGAGGGGCGGATGAAAATATTAGTGCTTTTAAAAAAGGTGATGAAAAAATTAAATTTGAACTAATTGATATAAATCGGATAAAATTAGATTATATTGACAGAACATATAAAAAAATAGACCCTTTAAATCCTTTAGAAATTTATCATAACCCAGAAGAAAATCCTGTCACTATAGAAATAGTTCAAAAGAATGGAGTTGTTAAAATAGATAAGCCTTTTGAGGCATATATGTTTTTACTTCGCCCCAAAAGTATATATAATTTATTTGAAAAATATGGATTTGCTCTTTTTTATAAAAATGTGAGAAATCCTCTACTGCAATCACAATTTAATGAAGATATAGAAAGAACAGCACTGGACAATCCAGCCTATTTTTGGTATTACAATAATGGCATTACAGCAATTACTTATTTGTTGCCTACTATTGGAAAAAAAGCTGAACAAATAGAATTAACGGGATTGCAAATTATTAATGGCGCACAAACTGTTTATTCTATTTACCGAGCTTACAAAGATGCTACAGTAACGAAGCGCAGACAGATGGATAGTGAATCTTTGGTAACTTTACGCTTATTAAAATCAGGTGGAAAAGATTTTGATTTAAATGTTACGAGGTATACTAATTCCCAAAATCCCGTAGAGGATAGAGATTTTTGTGCTAATGATGATATACAGATAATGCTTCAAAACGCATCATATCAAACTAATATTTGGTATGAAAAAAGGCGTGATGAATTTAGAGAAACTCCAGAGAATGTAAAAAAAGTTCCAAATTATATTTTTGCAAACGTCTATTTAGCTTATCATTTGCAAGACCCTGTTAATGTTATCAAAAATTATGATCAAAGAAAAATGAATAAAAACTTGAATTTTATTTCTCATAAAGAACATAAAGATGGTCTTTATGAGAAAATATTCAATGATAAAACAACATTTGAAAATATGTTGTGTGCCTTTTATGTTTTTAACGTAATTTATAATGCTGCACCTTTTTCATATCAAGCTACTTTCAGAAGCTATTTATATCATTTATTAGCTTTATTTAAAGTAGCTTTTACAAAGTATTTAAAGGCAAAATTTAATAATGATATAAATGTAAATAAACATATCATCGAAATTTATGAAAAAAATGAAAAAGAAATTATTATCAAAACTTTCAAGTTTATTAATCAGTTTGTTAAAAACCAACTTAAAGTAAGCGACAATGAAGAAAAAACAACAGAAAAAATATTAAACTTCTTATTCAAACCTTTTCACTATGAGAAAATAAAAGAAGCCTTAGAAGATTTAGAACTTTTCGTTGAGGATATTGAAAATGTAATCATTAAAGATAATGAACAACTGATTGAGGGAGAAACCGATGAAGAAAATAATATCGAAAACAATGACTGA
- a CDS encoding DUF4149 domain-containing protein has product MNTISNLEFKRSTWQTAIMLTLGFWLSASLCLDWVIMPSLYFAGMMNEANFSTAGYAVFWTFNRLELLSAAVVLTAVLAISKTKSNWRLGSIALSGLLLTVALLDTYFLTPQMCAIGSNFSLLASHPVSATMNLLHSGYFLLEALKVLAGGILLNWYWREA; this is encoded by the coding sequence ATGAACACTATTTCCAATCTGGAATTTAAACGGTCAACTTGGCAAACAGCTATTATGTTGACTTTGGGCTTCTGGCTCAGTGCTAGTCTATGTTTAGATTGGGTAATTATGCCTAGTCTTTACTTTGCTGGCATGATGAACGAAGCTAATTTTTCTACAGCAGGTTATGCTGTTTTTTGGACTTTTAATCGCTTAGAATTATTGTCTGCTGCTGTGGTTTTAACTGCTGTACTGGCCATTAGCAAGACTAAATCTAATTGGCGTTTGGGTAGTATTGCTTTATCTGGATTACTGTTAACAGTAGCATTACTAGATACTTATTTTTTAACTCCCCAAATGTGCGCTATAGGAAGTAATTTCAGCTTACTCGCTAGTCATCCAGTATCAGCAACAATGAATTTATTACACAGCGGTTATTTTTTGTTAGAAGCCTTAAAAGTATTAGCAGGAGGTATTCTTTTAAACTGGTACTGGCGAGAAGCTTAA